Proteins encoded in a region of the Panthera tigris isolate Pti1 chromosome B2, P.tigris_Pti1_mat1.1, whole genome shotgun sequence genome:
- the LOC122238470 gene encoding mucin-2-like: MKPTVLPPQDVRPSVSLDASPQASRRAVPTTSRPTCAKDPTSLRKRVVSLRSADCSSRQPPAVPKLLLVPDLTCPPPTCRPRRGSGSCADQPVHSTTACTLRAHHPIHHHPVHTTISCTLPPSRAHHPIHHHPMHTTTPCTLRARHHCEHTTTVACTPPPVHTTTPCTLHAHHHPWTPPPHAHSVYTTTRAHHHPMHTPCTPPPRAHYYRRVHTTTPCTPPRAHHHLVHTTIVACTPPHTPPPVHTTTPCTPRAHHHPVRAHYHRHVHITTAFTPPPRAHHHLVHTTTVACTPPPRSHHHPVHTTTSCIPPPHAHSVHTTHTPPPRAHYHRRVHTTTPCTLRAHHHPVHTTTTSPLLRDPGKAPAPPPDSFAGLRRWDFSQNEGSVREKEPETPAAGYRRAARASGRAQEAFLISRSTATGFRGPKVSESGLPGSLLDYQSGELLSSKSFCAAPRGYDTRWPKAESVPRAPAGPAVAAPPAQALTSTPRPGPRSRIPAPHAWLPEPRAVLPVPRAPPPTPRSPAPRALSLRPAPGSPMERKRFLDGSVGPGASRPPQKDP; encoded by the exons ATGAAGCCAACGGTTCTACCCCCGCAGGACGTGAGGCCTTCGGTGAGCCTCGACGCCTCACCGCAAGCCTCCAGGAGAGCCGTGCCAACCACTTCCCGACCCACGTGCGCAAAGGACCCGACTTCCCTGCGGAAGCGCGTGGTGTCCCTTCGCTCTGCCGACTGCAGTTCGCGCCAGCCCCCAGCTGTCCCCAAGCTTCTCTTGGTCCCGGACCTCACCTGCCCGCCACCCACCTGCAGACCCCGCCGGGGGAGTGGTTCCTGTGCAGACCAACCTGTGCACAGCACCACCGCGTGCACACTCCGTGCACACCACCCCATACACCACCACCCCGTGCACACCACCATCTCGTGCACACTACCACCGTCGCGTGCACACCACCCCATACACCACCACCCCATGCACACCACCACCCCATGCACACTCCGTGCACGCCACCACTGCGAGCACACTACCACCGTCGCGTGCACACCACCACCCGTGCACACCACCACCCCATGCACGCTCCATGCACACCACCACCCGTGGACACCACCACCCCATGCACACTCCGTGTACACCACCACCCGTGCACACCACCACCCCATGCACACTCCGTGCACACCACCACCCCGTGCACACTACTACCGTCGTGTGCACACCACCACCCCGTGCACACCACCGCGTGCACATCACCACCTCGTGCACACTACCATTGTCGCGTGCACACCACCCCATACACCACCACCCGTGCACACCACCACCCCATGCACACCCCGTGCACACCACCACCCCGTCCGTGCACACTACCACCGTCACGTGCACATCACCACCGCGTTCACACCACCACCCCGTGCACACCACCACCTCGTGCACACTACCACCGTCGCGTGCACACCACCACCGCGTTCACACCACCACCCCGTGCACACCACCACCTCGTGCATACCACCACCCCATGCACACTCCGTGCACACCACCCATACACCACCACCCCGTGCACACTACCACCGTCGCGTGCACACCACCACCCCATGCACACTCCGTGCACACCACCACCCCGtgcacaccaccaccaccagcccccTCCTCCGGGACCCCGGGAaagcccccgccccgccccctgacTCATTCGCAGGTTTGCGCCGGTGGGATTTTAGCCAGAATGAAGGTTCCGTGCGGGAGAAGGAGCCTGAGACACCTGCTGCCGGGTACCGGAGGGCGGCGCGCGCGAGCGGCCGGGCGCAG gaagccttcctaaTTTCGCGGTCCACGGCTACCGGGTTCCGGGGTCCCAAGGTCTCGGAGTCGGGGCTTCCCGGATCTCTGCTAGATTATCAGTCCGGGGAGCTTCTCAGTAGTAAATCTTTCTGTGCGGCCCCGCGGGGCTACGACACTCGGTGGCCTAAGGCAGAGAGCGTCCCCCGGGCGCCCGCGGGTCCGGCTGTGGCCGCGCCGCCCGCACAGGCCCTCACGTCAACCCCGCGCCCTGGACCCCGCTCCCGGATCCCCGCGCCCCACGCCTGGCTCCCCGAGCCCCGCGCCGTGCTCCCGGttccccgcgccccgccccccacgccccgCTCCCCCGCGCCCCGGGCCCTCTCCCTGCGCCCCGCGCCCGGCTCCCCGATGGAACGGAAACGCTTTCTCGACGGATCAGTGGGACCCGGCGCCAGCCGACCGCCGCAGAAAGACCCTTGA